One genomic region from Reichenbachiella ulvae encodes:
- a CDS encoding hybrid sensor histidine kinase/response regulator transcription factor has protein sequence MRIIYLTVACVLSLPTWLYGQWEKEISFDEVGTDQGLSYSQVDCILEDPYGFIWVGTLSGLNRYDGYHFQTFYHDAKDPNSIPSNAIIWIDNGPDSTIWINTGQGIAIYDPRVEQFVSSQDWADRVGIDDLPTLNKIVQSANASWFLVNGRELIRYDHEGISTYINSQSDSYIELSDVEISDIQMDDEDNLWILYRNGTIDVINTQIAKVTRKFDLSQSTANIGSLGFFIDSNQDIWLYSSGGELGLIYYNTTNGDIKQLDEKVMGSNIVRTLIEDGDGFIWVGTDHGGITVVNKEEWLTKNYRYQANNPASIGNNSIISMLRSSQGIIWIGKSRKGLSYYNEKAGKFTHYKYPNEDPSYNDILSLAEDASGDLWIGTNGKGLLRFDQKTKKIEPMNVLQSGQSARVPDIIVSMYYSSDQSLWLGTYTKGLYRYKNGRLTQYRQGEAGGISDDNIWDIYEDSKKDLWLGTLLSGLDRLDTETGEIENYSTDSGLPTNYVTDITEDDQNRIWIATGVGLSVYDQRHNSFKNYSVSDSLPGSLSSNSVVCLLNDSRGNIWVGTLNGLNRYLPEEDAFEVYNKEDGLASDIIMSVLEDETGNLWISTDNGLSKLTFDEGELSVQTYSVSDGLQGNYYNERAGIITQDGMLAYGGQNGLNFFHPEKIDVNDQPPLLVFTQFYLNSQPVKPLEEINEQVILKKNLNEQDQLELRYDQNSFGFEFAALTFDQASGNNYEYRLEGFDDQWLKVSADIRQVTYTNINPGSYRFRVRASNSHNVWSEEELTMGILIHPPFWKTIWAYIFYFIVLFVLLFLTRGLIVRREREKAKIENERLDAQRLHELDLMKLKFFTNISHEFRTPISLVLTPIERMIKHPDDIRQVDFHVIHRNAKRLLTLVNQLLDFRKMEANQHSLHYSSGDLVKFIQDVVDSFSDLSKEKDIALSFESDLTQYYTSFDKDKMDKILFNLLSNAFKFTFEGGKIDIALELNEKGHVVISVADTGIGIPADKQEAVFDRFIQSEIKPNMINSGTGIGLSITKEFVELHGGNISVESEKDDGSTFFVELPLKQVDHMEEELDEHEGETSPIPVEDSEEKERDENKPNVFIVEDNADFRFYLKDNLKQYFNVSESFNGKEAWKKIVAQHPDMVISDVMMPVMNGLDLCKKIKNDPRTSNIPVILLTAQTSEEHKIMGLEAGAIECISKPVNFEILASTISSALKFQKRVNESSQRVKAEPEKIEVVSRDEKLVQDALELVEKNMSNSDFGVEEMSHELGFSRGYLYQKMLKITGETPMDFIRNIRIKRAAELLTKSQMTVSEVAYAVGYNNPKLFSRYFKSVYKMYPSQYMAEKQGK, from the coding sequence ATGAGGATTATTTACCTGACGGTAGCATGTGTTTTGAGTCTACCCACCTGGCTCTATGGTCAGTGGGAAAAAGAAATATCATTCGATGAAGTAGGGACGGATCAGGGACTGTCTTACAGTCAGGTAGATTGTATTTTGGAGGACCCATATGGTTTCATTTGGGTAGGCACTCTCTCAGGCCTCAATCGCTACGATGGCTATCACTTTCAGACCTTCTATCATGATGCCAAGGACCCGAATTCTATTCCCAGCAACGCCATCATTTGGATCGATAATGGACCGGATAGCACCATCTGGATCAATACTGGGCAGGGCATAGCCATCTACGATCCACGAGTGGAGCAGTTTGTCTCCAGTCAGGACTGGGCAGATCGAGTGGGGATTGACGACCTTCCCACGCTCAATAAAATCGTTCAATCCGCAAATGCTTCCTGGTTTTTGGTGAATGGCAGAGAACTGATCCGATACGATCATGAGGGGATATCCACGTATATAAATAGCCAGTCGGATAGCTACATCGAATTGTCTGATGTAGAGATCAGCGATATCCAAATGGATGATGAGGACAATCTCTGGATTCTATATCGTAATGGGACCATTGATGTGATCAATACACAAATAGCCAAGGTCACTCGTAAGTTTGACTTGAGTCAATCGACGGCCAATATCGGTTCACTTGGTTTTTTTATTGATTCGAATCAGGACATTTGGCTCTACAGCTCAGGCGGTGAGCTAGGACTGATCTACTACAACACCACCAATGGTGATATCAAACAATTGGACGAAAAAGTAATGGGTAGCAACATCGTCCGAACGCTAATTGAAGATGGAGATGGTTTTATTTGGGTAGGAACAGATCATGGTGGGATCACTGTCGTGAACAAGGAAGAATGGCTGACGAAGAATTACAGGTACCAGGCGAATAACCCTGCCAGTATCGGAAACAATAGTATCATCTCTATGCTGCGCAGCAGTCAGGGCATCATTTGGATTGGCAAAAGCCGTAAGGGGCTCAGTTATTACAATGAAAAGGCGGGCAAGTTTACCCACTACAAATACCCAAATGAAGATCCCTCATACAATGATATATTGAGTTTGGCCGAAGACGCTAGTGGGGATCTTTGGATAGGGACAAATGGCAAGGGACTGTTGCGTTTTGATCAAAAGACCAAAAAGATAGAACCAATGAATGTCTTGCAATCCGGTCAATCGGCCAGAGTGCCGGATATCATTGTGAGCATGTACTATTCCAGCGATCAATCGCTGTGGCTGGGAACTTACACCAAGGGACTGTATAGGTACAAAAACGGCCGATTGACCCAGTATAGACAAGGAGAGGCCGGAGGAATTTCGGATGACAATATTTGGGACATCTATGAGGATAGTAAAAAGGACCTTTGGCTGGGAACTCTGCTCAGTGGATTGGATCGCCTCGATACTGAAACAGGAGAGATTGAAAACTATTCCACAGATTCTGGTTTGCCGACCAACTACGTTACCGACATCACGGAGGACGATCAAAATCGAATCTGGATAGCGACAGGTGTCGGGCTGAGTGTCTATGACCAAAGGCATAACAGTTTTAAGAACTATTCTGTTTCAGATTCACTACCCGGTTCGCTCAGTAGCAACAGTGTAGTCTGCCTGCTCAATGACAGCAGGGGTAATATATGGGTAGGAACACTCAATGGTCTCAATCGCTATCTGCCCGAGGAGGATGCCTTTGAGGTATATAACAAAGAAGATGGCTTGGCTTCTGATATCATCATGTCGGTACTGGAAGACGAAACAGGAAACCTGTGGATTAGTACAGACAATGGACTGTCTAAATTGACCTTTGATGAAGGCGAGTTGTCTGTACAGACCTATAGTGTTTCGGACGGACTACAGGGCAACTACTACAACGAACGGGCGGGGATCATTACGCAGGATGGGATGCTGGCCTACGGAGGACAAAATGGCCTCAACTTTTTCCATCCTGAAAAAATTGATGTCAATGATCAGCCGCCATTGTTGGTCTTTACACAGTTTTATCTCAACAGCCAGCCAGTGAAGCCACTTGAGGAAATCAATGAGCAAGTGATCCTGAAGAAAAACCTCAATGAGCAAGACCAGCTGGAACTGCGCTATGATCAGAACTCCTTTGGCTTTGAGTTTGCCGCACTTACCTTCGATCAGGCCAGTGGCAACAACTATGAATACCGACTGGAGGGATTCGATGACCAATGGCTCAAGGTATCGGCAGACATCAGACAGGTGACCTATACCAATATCAATCCGGGTAGTTACCGATTCCGAGTCAGAGCCTCCAATAGCCACAACGTCTGGAGTGAAGAGGAGCTGACTATGGGGATTTTGATACATCCGCCATTTTGGAAGACCATCTGGGCATACATCTTCTATTTCATAGTTCTATTTGTTTTGTTGTTTTTGACGAGAGGGCTGATTGTACGACGCGAGCGTGAAAAGGCCAAAATCGAAAATGAAAGGTTGGATGCCCAGCGTTTGCATGAGTTGGACCTGATGAAGTTGAAGTTCTTTACCAATATCAGTCATGAGTTTCGCACCCCGATCTCGCTGGTTCTGACCCCCATCGAGCGGATGATCAAGCACCCTGATGATATCCGTCAGGTGGATTTTCATGTGATCCATCGCAATGCCAAAAGGTTGCTTACTTTGGTGAATCAGTTGCTGGATTTTAGGAAGATGGAAGCCAACCAGCATAGCTTGCATTATTCCTCTGGGGATTTGGTGAAGTTCATTCAGGATGTGGTCGATTCATTTTCCGATCTGTCCAAAGAGAAAGACATCGCTTTGAGTTTTGAGAGTGACCTGACGCAGTATTATACCTCTTTCGACAAGGATAAGATGGACAAGATTCTATTCAATCTGCTGTCCAATGCCTTTAAGTTTACTTTCGAGGGAGGGAAAATAGATATAGCCCTGGAGCTGAACGAAAAGGGGCATGTCGTGATATCGGTAGCCGATACGGGCATTGGCATACCGGCCGATAAGCAGGAAGCGGTTTTCGATCGTTTCATCCAGAGTGAGATCAAACCCAACATGATCAATAGTGGTACGGGAATCGGTCTGTCCATCACCAAGGAGTTTGTCGAGCTACATGGTGGTAATATATCTGTGGAAAGCGAAAAAGATGATGGCAGTACCTTCTTTGTAGAACTGCCGCTGAAGCAGGTGGATCACATGGAGGAAGAGCTGGACGAGCATGAAGGAGAAACCAGCCCTATCCCAGTAGAAGACAGTGAGGAGAAGGAAAGGGATGAGAACAAACCGAATGTCTTCATAGTGGAGGACAATGCGGATTTCCGTTTCTATCTCAAGGACAACCTGAAGCAATACTTCAATGTGTCTGAGTCCTTCAATGGCAAGGAGGCATGGAAGAAAATAGTGGCTCAGCATCCGGATATGGTTATTTCGGATGTGATGATGCCAGTGATGAATGGCCTGGACCTATGTAAGAAAATCAAGAATGATCCGCGTACTTCCAATATCCCCGTGATACTACTTACCGCGCAGACCTCTGAAGAGCACAAGATCATGGGGCTGGAAGCTGGCGCCATCGAGTGCATCTCCAAACCCGTCAACTTCGAGATCCTGGCCAGTACCATCAGTTCTGCGCTTAAATTTCAGAAGCGGGTCAACGAATCGAGCCAGCGTGTCAAAGCTGAACCGGAAAAAATAGAAGTCGTATCGAGAGACGAAAAACTGGTTCAGGACGCACTCGAACTGGTAGAGAAGAACATGTCTAATTCAGATTTTGGGGTAGAGGAGATGAGTCATGAACTGGGCTTCAGCCGAGGCTATCTGTACCAAAAAATGCTCAAGATCACCGGAGAGACTCCGATGGACTTTATCAGAAACATCCGCATCAAACGAGCCGCTGAGCTCCTGACCAAGAGCCAAATGACGGTATCCGAAGTGGCCTATGCCGTAGGCTACAACAACCCGAAGCTCTTTAGTCGCTACTTCAAGTCGGTCTACAAGATGTACCCATCGCAGTATATGGCCGAAAAGCAGGGGAAATAG
- the lspA gene encoding signal peptidase II — protein sequence MKILKKGIRNVMVITVLLSNIGCDQISKNVARDYINYGEKISVVSSYLTLTKVENSGAFLSLGNTLPNFIKIPLLTIFPSLVLIGMLVFILRKRKMDLNYSLPIAFIIGGGIGNLYDRILYGSVTDFLHMNFQFFQTGIFNMADVSIMVGIFWLLVIQINTKKDKPIESF from the coding sequence ATGAAGATATTAAAAAAGGGAATCAGAAATGTAATGGTCATCACAGTCTTATTGTCGAACATCGGATGTGATCAAATTTCTAAGAACGTTGCAAGAGACTATATTAATTATGGCGAGAAGATCTCAGTAGTATCTAGCTACTTAACTCTAACAAAAGTAGAAAACTCAGGTGCATTCTTAAGTCTTGGGAACACCTTACCGAACTTCATAAAAATTCCTTTGCTTACAATTTTTCCATCACTAGTTCTAATTGGAATGTTAGTCTTCATACTCAGAAAGAGAAAAATGGACTTGAACTATTCATTGCCAATTGCCTTCATTATAGGAGGTGGTATAGGTAACCTATATGATCGAATACTCTATGGATCAGTGACTGACTTCCTGCACATGAATTTTCAATTCTTTCAAACGGGAATTTTCAATATGGCTGATGTCTCGATAATGGTGGGAATATTCTGGTTGCTGGTAATCCAAATTAACACTAAGAAGGATAAGCCTATAGAAAGCTTCTAA
- a CDS encoding type II toxin-antitoxin system RelE/ParE family toxin: MKEVRWTETAKQTLIETSNFIRDLWNVQIQENFLDQLEYRIKQLQQNPELGPAFEQTDFRKLTIHKSVSLFYINKRDFIKLLVIWDNRSDPDQLFKKLTEASRN; encoded by the coding sequence ATGAAAGAAGTCCGATGGACCGAAACGGCCAAACAAACTCTAATTGAAACTTCTAATTTCATCCGCGATCTTTGGAATGTACAAATACAAGAGAACTTTCTAGATCAACTTGAATATCGTATCAAACAACTTCAACAAAACCCCGAACTTGGCCCAGCGTTTGAACAGACGGATTTCAGAAAACTAACAATTCACAAATCAGTATCATTGTTTTATATCAACAAAAGAGACTTCATTAAACTTCTTGTAATTTGGGACAACCGATCAGATCCAGACCAACTATTCAAAAAATTGACAGAGGCCAGCAGAAACTGA
- a CDS encoding DUF4304 domain-containing protein produces the protein MKSENYKTLDLFQSILHKEHLKPIGFKKKQRNFNRIVDDEITQVINLQMWQSAPNETEIPGLRPNLSGQFTINLGVYLPIVNSTLSDLPTPKFIAEYTCHIRTRLGELVNSQDEWYSIQPENNELIEELTGKGLDWFSNFSSYERILEYFESTGQLDFNTIGRSKLLAAIIHKHLNNEKKTEELLNSAFYENQGHPFQGYLKEQAERLGIKITSR, from the coding sequence ATGAAGAGTGAGAACTACAAAACCTTAGACTTATTTCAGAGCATCCTGCATAAGGAACACCTGAAGCCCATTGGTTTCAAGAAAAAGCAACGGAATTTCAACAGAATAGTGGATGATGAAATCACCCAAGTGATCAACTTACAGATGTGGCAATCAGCCCCAAATGAAACTGAAATTCCTGGATTAAGACCGAACCTGTCTGGCCAATTCACAATTAACCTAGGTGTGTATCTACCCATTGTTAATTCAACACTTTCGGACTTGCCAACTCCGAAATTCATTGCAGAATACACTTGTCACATTAGAACTCGATTAGGTGAATTAGTAAACAGTCAAGACGAATGGTATAGCATTCAACCTGAGAATAATGAATTAATCGAAGAACTGACTGGAAAAGGATTAGACTGGTTCAGTAACTTTTCGTCTTATGAACGGATTCTAGAATATTTCGAATCAACGGGACAATTGGACTTTAACACAATTGGGAGATCTAAGCTTCTTGCAGCAATCATTCATAAACACCTGAACAATGAGAAGAAAACGGAAGAACTATTAAACTCAGCATTTTATGAAAATCAGGGACATCCGTTTCAAGGGTATTTGAAGGAACAAGCTGAAAGACTCGGAATAAAAATAACATCTCGCTAA
- a CDS encoding D-2-hydroxyacid dehydrogenase gives MKLLTYGNLSAEFENHVRETYPDISVYRPSTKEELSKEIPTAQAYAGFNELTGCDLSQLKWIHSFGAGVDAFLAMDHLPSEIQISRTTGSMGVKIGEYCLSYILADLKKVFPTRHNQAQKRWQQLPQVNLYDQKVLILGTGSIGQGIAQTLKGLCKSVAGLNRSLRHPEAFDQVLSMDQLDQIKAAHFDIVINALPKTSATNGVLDASFFALFQNSHFINIGRGNTVEDQVLLDALDAGLIRRATLDVFNVEPLPSSSPLWDDERIWVTPHQSGPTSMPDIIESFASAYQAYQRGQSNELFVNREEEY, from the coding sequence ATGAAACTACTCACCTATGGAAACCTATCTGCCGAATTTGAAAATCATGTCAGGGAAACCTATCCTGACATATCGGTTTATCGGCCGTCTACCAAAGAGGAATTGAGCAAGGAGATTCCCACTGCACAGGCCTATGCGGGCTTCAATGAATTAACAGGCTGTGATTTGTCTCAATTGAAATGGATTCATTCTTTTGGGGCTGGGGTAGATGCTTTCTTGGCGATGGATCACCTACCTAGTGAGATTCAGATATCACGTACCACGGGCAGCATGGGAGTCAAAATAGGGGAGTACTGTCTCAGCTACATCCTGGCCGATCTCAAAAAGGTGTTTCCCACCCGACACAATCAGGCACAAAAACGATGGCAGCAATTGCCACAGGTCAACCTTTACGATCAGAAGGTGTTGATATTAGGCACCGGTTCTATTGGACAGGGCATTGCCCAAACACTGAAAGGGCTTTGCAAAAGTGTAGCTGGCCTCAATCGATCCTTGCGTCATCCGGAGGCCTTTGATCAGGTACTGTCCATGGATCAGCTGGATCAAATCAAGGCAGCGCACTTTGATATCGTGATCAATGCCTTGCCTAAGACTTCAGCAACCAATGGGGTGTTGGATGCCTCCTTTTTTGCCCTTTTCCAAAATAGCCATTTTATCAATATCGGTAGGGGAAATACGGTTGAAGATCAAGTGCTCCTGGATGCATTGGATGCTGGATTGATTAGGCGAGCGACTCTGGATGTCTTTAACGTCGAACCATTGCCATCGTCTTCTCCTCTTTGGGATGATGAGCGGATTTGGGTCACCCCACATCAGTCTGGCCCCACGAGTATGCCCGATATCATTGAGAGTTTCGCATCAGCCTACCAAGCCTATCAGAGGGGACAGTCCAACGAGTTGTTTGTGAATAGGGAGGAGGAGTATTGA
- a CDS encoding glycosyl-4,4'-diaponeurosporenoate acyltransferase CrtO family protein, with amino-acid sequence MTLNHLIFSISICFISWIVGLILNAIAMKLPQYQRLAHFNFVESKRLNRYMGIGVFKWIVKNTPFKFFNQKLKATAKLNLDQLNDLRKEMTTAEIGHLIGFVFVAGFAVYQLFLMHWVSTFSIMLANTLLNLYPSLLQQENKRRIDRLIKVVAR; translated from the coding sequence ATGACCTTAAATCACCTCATTTTCAGCATCTCTATCTGCTTTATTTCATGGATCGTTGGATTGATCCTCAACGCAATAGCAATGAAGCTGCCTCAATATCAAAGATTGGCTCACTTCAACTTTGTGGAAAGCAAGAGGCTTAACCGATACATGGGCATTGGGGTATTCAAATGGATCGTAAAGAACACCCCTTTCAAATTTTTCAATCAGAAACTGAAAGCAACGGCCAAATTGAATCTGGACCAGCTCAATGACCTGCGCAAAGAAATGACCACTGCAGAGATCGGTCATTTAATCGGCTTTGTCTTTGTGGCAGGGTTCGCCGTGTACCAATTGTTTCTGATGCATTGGGTATCAACATTCAGTATTATGCTCGCCAACACGCTACTCAATCTCTATCCCTCTCTGCTACAGCAAGAGAACAAGCGGCGCATCGATCGATTGATCAAAGTAGTGGCGAGGTGA
- a CDS encoding NAD(P)/FAD-dependent oxidoreductase, which produces MEQIKIYDTIIIGGSYAGLSAAMALGRSLRQVLIIDSGQPCNAQTPHSHNFITQDGVAPGIIAGKARAQVLAYDSISFYEGLALNGRQLDGGFEIETDKGERFKTKKLLFASGIRDLMPDIPGIKECWGISVIHCPYCHGYEVRNQKTGILASGEVAFEMGKLISNWTFDLTLYTQGESSLKTEQVTALKNKGILINEKQVVEVSHDQGQIKGIEFRDGSKESLNALYVRLPFEQKCQIPNQLGCEVDEQGYLVVNRMQKTSLDGVYACGDCTSPFRSVANAVQSGSFAGAVINKDLIEEEFLSRK; this is translated from the coding sequence ATGGAGCAAATCAAAATATACGACACGATTATAATAGGAGGAAGTTATGCAGGCTTATCAGCAGCTATGGCTTTGGGCAGGTCGTTGAGGCAAGTACTAATCATCGATAGTGGCCAGCCCTGCAATGCGCAGACCCCTCATTCGCACAATTTTATCACGCAAGATGGAGTGGCGCCAGGGATCATTGCTGGCAAGGCCAGAGCGCAGGTATTGGCTTATGATTCCATTTCGTTTTATGAAGGATTGGCTTTGAATGGAAGGCAATTGGATGGGGGATTCGAGATAGAGACAGATAAGGGGGAGCGATTCAAAACGAAGAAACTACTTTTTGCCTCTGGTATTCGAGATTTGATGCCTGATATTCCAGGTATAAAGGAATGCTGGGGGATTTCGGTCATTCATTGTCCTTATTGTCATGGGTATGAGGTACGCAATCAAAAGACGGGGATTCTAGCCAGTGGTGAAGTTGCTTTTGAGATGGGCAAGCTGATATCGAATTGGACCTTTGACCTGACACTTTATACCCAGGGTGAATCAAGTCTCAAAACAGAGCAGGTCACAGCATTGAAAAATAAAGGAATCCTGATCAATGAAAAGCAAGTGGTAGAGGTATCGCATGATCAGGGGCAAATAAAGGGCATAGAATTCAGGGATGGATCTAAGGAAAGTCTAAATGCGCTTTATGTGCGTTTGCCCTTTGAGCAGAAGTGTCAGATTCCCAATCAACTCGGATGTGAAGTGGATGAACAAGGTTACCTGGTGGTCAATAGGATGCAAAAGACCAGTCTGGATGGAGTCTATGCCTGTGGTGATTGTACCAGCCCATTTCGCTCTGTCGCCAATGCAGTGCAGTCAGGATCATTCGCTGGGGCAGTGATCAATAAAGATCTGATAGAGGAGGAGTTTTTGTCTCGTAAGTAA